The DNA segment AGCACACCCTGAGGCGGGATCTGCAGGTATTTGCAGAACTCCAGCCGAGACTGCTGCTGAATCGCTACGGCCCGACCATGGAGTTGGAGCCAGTGGGCAGGGTCGGGGTGCGGGTTGGCTCGCAAGGTTCCCGGCTGGAGCTGTATCTGCATGGCTATCGCACCCACGACACAGAACAGCTGCGTGACCGGCGCTATGCTACAACGGTAATCGGGCTGGGCGTGGCGGCGGCCGGGCACGGAAAGTAAAAGGGTAAAAAAAACCCCCCGGAAATCCTACCAAAAACCGGGGGGGAGTGGGTTAGCAAAACCCACCGAGGAAACAATGAACTGCACTTGTGAGTGTACACCGGTTTAATAGAAAAGCAAAGCGAAAAGTAAACTGTTTTAGCAGAATTTTAACGAAAGGCTGTCAGGTCACCTGCTGCCGGCACGTGTGCACGGTCGGGTTCTTCGGGAAGGTGCCGCATGGGAGCAAGACCCTGTCCGGGGGATGTTCAGGATCTTCGCCAGCGCCAGCGCTGCTTGAACTGCCGGAATATATCGGGCCAGCGGATGGTGTGCGGTACCGGGTCTGTGCCGCCGGTATACAAGGAGCCGATGCAGCGGCCAATCCGCAGTATCCCGATGGCGACACCGCGCAGCAGACCATGTCGCAGTATGGCGCGTCTGGTGTATTCCGAGCAGCTGGGGGAATAAATGCAGGACGGCGGCAGCCAGGGGCTGATAACCAGCTGGTAGAACCGGATCGGGAGAATCCACAGCTGGCGAATCCAGCCCTGGAGCCGCTGCCATAGCCGGGTCGGCGGTGATCCCTGCGGCGCTGCAGACCCCGGCATGGCATCCTGTTCTCCCGGTGCTGCCGCCTGCTCCCCTGGCACAGGATCCTGCTCGCTGTGGGGGGTGTCAGACTGCATACGATTCCAGTAAATCGGCCGTGAACATCACAATCTTTTCCAGTGATGGCAGATGGAGTCGTTCATCCGGGCAGTGCGGGAACTGTATGGTTGGCCCAATGGATATCATCTCCATTCCCGGTATCTTGGCCCCGATGATACCGCACTCCAGGCCGGCATGGATCGACTCGACCACAGGTTTGCTGCCAAATCGCTGCTGATATACCGAAACTGCATGCTGCAGCAGTTCCGAGGACGGGTCCGGCTCCCATGCCGGATAGCCATTGGGATTGATACTTTCTCCGCCCATCAGCTCGATGACGGCGCGGATCCGTTCGGTTATCGCGGTCAGCCCGGCAGGAACCGAGCTGCGCTGGCTGCACAGGATCTCTATCTGGCTCTCTGCCGTCCGGATTGTGGCAAGGTTACAGGAGGTTTCCACCAGGCCGTCCAGCCTGCCCGAGAGTTTTTCTACCCCATGCGGGATTGCCAGCAATCCGCGCAGCAGGGTATCGCGGGACTCCTGGTTCAGTGGCGGCAGGCCGGCCACGCTGCGAAGGCTTTCCCGGTAGTGCCCCGGGGCTGTTTCCCAGGGCAGCAGATCCAGGGTGATCCCGCTCTCTGTCGGAAAGTACTCGCCGCGAAACTCCTGCTGCAGACGATCAAGTATCGCGGTGATCTGTGCCGGATCTGCGGCGCTGTGGATCAGGGCTGCGGCATCGCGAGGAATGGCGTTGTGGGCATTGCCGCCATGCAGTGCGGTAAGCGCAAAATCGGTGTCGGCGGCGCGCAGTTCCCAGAGACAGCGGCCGAGCAGTCGGAGCGCATTGGCCCTGATCTGGTGTATTTCCACTCCCGAGTGGCCCCCAAGCAGTCCGCCAACCCTGAGCAGCATGCGCGAGGTGGCAGGGACGCTACCCTCCCGGGTGACCGGTACCGTAATGTTGCTGTCGATCCCGCCGGCACAGCCAATGGTGATGATACCTTCATCCTCGCTGTCGAGATTGATCAGGATCTTGCCGCTTAGCAGTGCGGCATCCAGGTGGGTTGCACCAGTCAGGCCGGTTTCTTC comes from the Spirochaeta africana DSM 8902 genome and includes:
- the yidD gene encoding membrane protein insertion efficiency factor YidD, with the protein product MQSDTPHSEQDPVPGEQAAAPGEQDAMPGSAAPQGSPPTRLWQRLQGWIRQLWILPIRFYQLVISPWLPPSCIYSPSCSEYTRRAILRHGLLRGVAIGILRIGRCIGSLYTGGTDPVPHTIRWPDIFRQFKQRWRWRRS
- the pepD gene encoding beta-Ala-His dipeptidase, producing the protein MQKQNYNPESLTHNTLEIFHRISRIPRASKDEARIRDWLIAYADQRSWKTAVDGFGNLVIYVPAAPGSEAAPAIVLQGHMDMVCEKHPDSAHNFDADPIPLHYDGEWLTADGTTLGADNGIAIALALALAEDNDIRRPALEICLTVEEETGLTGATHLDAALLSGKILINLDSEDEGIITIGCAGGIDSNITVPVTREGSVPATSRMLLRVGGLLGGHSGVEIHQIRANALRLLGRCLWELRAADTDFALTALHGGNAHNAIPRDAAALIHSAADPAQITAILDRLQQEFRGEYFPTESGITLDLLPWETAPGHYRESLRSVAGLPPLNQESRDTLLRGLLAIPHGVEKLSGRLDGLVETSCNLATIRTAESQIEILCSQRSSVPAGLTAITERIRAVIELMGGESINPNGYPAWEPDPSSELLQHAVSVYQQRFGSKPVVESIHAGLECGIIGAKIPGMEMISIGPTIQFPHCPDERLHLPSLEKIVMFTADLLESYAV